Within Micromonospora narathiwatensis, the genomic segment TCGCGACATCAGCGCCAAAGGCGGCAGCGGCCACATCGCCGCCCCGACGCGAACGCCATCCAGCGGCGACCGGGTCGGGTGCCGCCGGCCGTCCCCGCTCAGGGCCCGCCGAGCCGGACTGCTCCGCCGGCCCCTCCCGGTCGTGGCGCGGCGCACGACCCGCCGGGCCGGGCTGGTCCTCCGGCCGGTCGGGATCACGGCGCGGCGGCGGGCCGGAACGGTCGTCGTGCCAGCGGGCGTACTCCCGGCGGGCGGTGGGCTCGTCGCCGAGGTGGTCGGCGAGCCGGCAACGCAGCTCGGCCACCGGCTCGGCGTCCGGGCCGAGCCGCTCGGCCAGGTCGTCCAACAGGGACCGGGCCTGGTCCAGGCTGATCCGCGGGGTGCCGAACAGCGCCTCCACCGCCTGTCGCTGATGCCGGCGCAGGCCCACCTCGTCGCCGGGGCGGCCGTCCAGCAGCCCGGGCGTCCGGTCGAGCGCGGCCAGGCAGCGGCGCACCGGCTCGACCAGCCGCCACCGCTCCCCGAGATGCAGGTACGCCTCGATCAGCGCGAACCGCGCGGTCATCCCGGTACGCGGGTCGCCGGTCGCGTCGGCCCGGGTGGCGATCCGCTCCAACTCGGCGCAGCGGGCCTCGCCGTCGGGCAGGTCCCGGGCGTCGGCGAGGGCGTCGGCCAGCCCCCGGTCGCTGAAGGTGGTCACCGGACCGACCCGCCGGGCAGGCGGCCCACCGCGACGGCGAGCTGGCAGCCGGTGGCGACGCCGCAGTCGATGAGTTGGTCGAGCTGGTGCGGGGTGACGCCGCGTTCCAGATCGGTGGTCACCTCGCCGCAGACCTGGGCCAGTCCGTCGTCGGCCACGTGCACGAACGCCTTCGGCCAGAGCCGGTCGTGATTCCAGGCGTTGCAGAACGCGTACAGGTCGGGGACGCGCTCGATGCCGAAGCGGTGCGCGGCGAC encodes:
- a CDS encoding type III secretion system chaperone family protein, giving the protein MASPEIEDGPDGPLAGHPEASRPLSGELIAAVLANRGYAVAEDADGDLVGRWEQGLIWFHRRGVAGELLQVRMVAAHRFGIERVPDLYAFCNAWNHDRLWPKAFVHVADDGLAQVCGEVTTDLERGVTPHQLDQLIDCGVATGCQLAVAVGRLPGGSVR